The following proteins come from a genomic window of Miscanthus floridulus cultivar M001 chromosome 2, ASM1932011v1, whole genome shotgun sequence:
- the LOC136535853 gene encoding probable helicase CHR10 isoform X2, whose amino-acid sequence MSPNPTLSSYIPSNQTSLRLGSLHPCITAFPCHNYSRYPILWAFDHVQMGLGKTLQAISLLSYLKIQRIAPGPFLVLCPLSVTDGWLSEFSKFCPSFRVLQYVGDKLHRRDLRRTIYEDVQKASTSSRSNELPFDVLMTTYDIALMDQDFLSQIPWHYAVIDEAQRLKNPSSVLYNVLEQRFIMPRRLLLTGTPIQNNLSELWALMHFCLPSIFGKLDEFLSTFKEAGESLTGDEANKAKRQFKIIKHILKAFMLRRTKALLIESGILALPPLTELTVMVPLTQLQKKLYMSVLRKELPTLISFTRGSSRHQSLQNIVIQLRKACSHPYLFSGIEPEPYVEGEHLVQASGKLIVLDLVLKKLHECGHRVLLFAQMTQTLDILQDFLELRNYTYERLDGSVRAEERFAAIRNFSSQSTKGLIRDDNQSGAFVFMISTRAGGVGLNLIGADTVIFYEQDWNPQADKQALQRAHRIGQLNHVLSINLVSQRTIEEVIMRRANRKLKLSHNIIGEEDGTDGKGGDPGNEASDLRSIIFGLHLFDPADTAAETINEDTTAETISVEKLAKLKTMSEKVVMMRSHESSEKDERAFEINPNMTDDSGTVIRRASDSIRIDPGLNEAAYLSWVEKFKEASGSSEDATVEFGRQRAAPEEKLLKRDVNKKKIEERRLAKWESLGYQTLAVKEPDITANQNISDAGSIQFVYGDCTNPSKVCPKKPAIIFSCIDNSGTWGHGGMFDALTSLSTCIPDAYHRASEFDDLHMGDLHLIQLDAETNCTRSLDAPLWVALAIVQSYNPRRKVPRSEISMSDLELCLSKAAFSAAQHSAAIHMPRIGYQGGSQRSEWYTIERLLRYYFQRSSRQQADSNLGHADDSAQSNPS is encoded by the exons ATGTCGCCAAATCCTACATTATCTTCCTACATTCCATCAAATCAAACATCTCTGAGACTAGGAAGCTTGCATCCATGTATAACTGCTTTTCCCTGCCATAATTACTCACGCTATCCAATTTTATGGGCCTTTGACCATGTGCAGATGGGGCTTGGCAAGACCCTACAAGCGATTTCTCTATTGAGTTATCTCAAGATCCAGCGTATTGCACCCGGACCATTTC TGGTCTTATGTCCTCTAAGCGTCACAGATGGCTGGCTGTCAGAATTCAGTAAATTCTGTCCTTCCTTCAGGGTGCTGCAGTATGTTGGTGATAAGCTTCACCGACGTGACCTTCGGAGGACCATCTATGAAGATGTACAGAAAGCTTCCACATCATCTCGATCCAAC GAATTACCATTTGATGTGCTCATGACAACATATGACATAGCCTTGATGGATCAAGATTTCCTTTCACAAATCCCCTGGCACTATGCAGTTATTGATGAAGCTCAACGTCTTAAAAATCCATCCAGT GTACTGTATAATGTCCTTGAGCAACGTTTCATCATGCCAAGACGTCTACTACTAACAGGCACTCCTATCCAGAACAACCTTTCTGAATTATGGGCTTTGATGCACTTTTGTCTGCCTTCAATATTTGGaaagctggatgagttcctttCTACATTTAAGGAAGCAGGGGAATCATTGACAG GTGATGAAGCTAATAAAGCAAAAAGACAATTCAAGATCATTAAACATATACTCAAGGCATTTATGCTACGTCGGACAAAAGCTTTACTAATCGAGAGTGGAATTCTGGCGCTGCCTCCACTAACTGAGCTAACAGT GATGGTGCCGCTGACACAGTTACAAAAGAAGCTTTACATGTCAGTGTTGCGGAAAGAGCTGCCAACACTTATTTCATTTACTAGAGGATCATCTCGCCACCAGTCTTTGCAAAACATT GTAATACAACTGAGGAAAGCTTGCAGTCACCCATATCTGTTCAGTGGCATTGAACCTGAGCCTTATGTGGAAGGGGAGCATTTAGTTCAG GCTAGTGGAAAGCTCATTGTCCTAGATCTTGTCCTGAAGAAGCTCCATGAATGCGGACATCGTGTTTTGCTATTTGCTCAGATGACCCAGACACTGGACATTCTTCAG GATTTCCTAGAGCTACGCAATTACACTTACGAGCGCCTAGATGGTTCAGTACGTGCTGAGGAACGGTTTGCAGCAATAAGAAATTTCAGTTCTCAATCTACAAAAGGGCTTATCAGAGATGATAATCAAAGTGGAGCATTTGTTTTCATGATATCAACTAGAGCAGGTGGTGTGGGGCTTAATCTCATTGGTGCCGATACT GTTATTTTTTATGAACAAGATTGGAATCCTCAAGCTGACAAACAGGCCCTACAGCGTGCTCACCGCATTGGACAGTTGAATCATGTGTTGTCAATAAATTTGGTATCACAGCGCACAATTGAAGAG GTCATAATGCGAAGAGCCAACAGAAAACTTAAGCTTAGCCATAATATTATTGGAGAAGAGGATGGAACTGATGGGAAGGGAGGAGATCCAGGAAATGAAGCTAGTGACTTGAGATCAATTATCTTTGGCTTGCACCTGTTTGATCCAGCAGATACAGCCGCAGAAACAATCAATGAGGATACAACTGCTGAGACAATCAGTGTGGAGAAATTGGCGAAGTTAAAAACAATGTCTGAAAAGGTTGTCATGATGCGTAGCCATGAGTCTTCAGAAAAGGACGAACGAGCATTTGAGATAAATCCAAATATGACTGATGACAGTGGAACTGTGATTAGAAGGGCTTCCGATTCTATTCGCATTGATCCTGGGCTAAACGAAGCTGCATACCTATCCTGGGTCGAGAAGTTCAAAGAGGCTTCCGGTTCTAGTGAAGATGCCACAGTTGAATTTGGAAGGCAAAGAGCAGCGCCTGAAGAAAAGCTCCTGAAACGTGATGTTAACaagaaaaaaatagaagaaaGGAGATTGGCCAAATGGGAAAGTTTGGGTTACCAGACACTAGCAGTTAAGGAACCTGATATCACAGCAAACCAGAATATTTCAGACGCAGGATCCATCCAATTTGTATATGGAGATTGTACTAATCCTTCAAAAGTTTGCCCTAAAAAGCCTGCCATCATATTCAG TTGCATAGATAATTCTGGGACTTGGGGGCATGGAGGAATGTTTGATGCTTTGACTAGTCTGTCGACATGCATTCCAGATGCTTATCACCGTGCTTCTGAATTTGATGACCTCCACATGGGCGATCTTCACTTGATTCAGCTTGATG CAGAAACCAACTGTACCCGGAGTTTGGATGCACCTTTATGGGTGGCACTAGCTATCGTTCAGTCTTACAATCCGAGACGTAAAGTTCCGAGAAGTGAAATCTCCATGTCTGATTTGGAGCTCTGTTTATCAAAAGCAGCCTTCTCAGCTGCTCAGCATTCTG CGGCTATCCACATGCCCCGAATTGGTTATCAAGGTGGCTCCCAACGATCAGAATGGTATACCATAGAGCGCCTGCTCAGG TACTACTTTCAGCGTTCATCCAGACAACAGGCAGATTCTAACCTAGGCCATGCTGATGATTCTGCTCAAAGCAACCCAAgctag
- the LOC136535853 gene encoding probable helicase CHR10 isoform X1, translating to MSPNPTLSSYIPSNQTSLRLGSLHPCITAFPCHNYSRYPILWAFDHVQMGLGKTLQAISLLSYLKIQRIAPGPFLVLCPLSVTDGWLSEFSKFCPSFRVLQYVGDKLHRRDLRRTIYEDVQKASTSSRSNELPFDVLMTTYDIALMDQDFLSQIPWHYAVIDEAQRLKNPSSVLYNVLEQRFIMPRRLLLTGTPIQNNLSELWALMHFCLPSIFGKLDEFLSTFKEAGESLTGDEANKAKRQFKIIKHILKAFMLRRTKALLIESGILALPPLTELTVMVPLTQLQKKLYMSVLRKELPTLISFTRGSSRHQSLQNIVIQLRKACSHPYLFSGIEPEPYVEGEHLVQASGKLIVLDLVLKKLHECGHRVLLFAQMTQTLDILQDFLELRNYTYERLDGSVRAEERFAAIRNFSSQSTKGLIRDDNQSGAFVFMISTRAGGVGLNLIGADTVIFYEQDWNPQADKQALQRAHRIGQLNHVLSINLVSQRTIEEVIMRRANRKLKLSHNIIGEEDGTDGKGGDPGNEASDLRSIIFGLHLFDPADTAAETINEDTTAETISVEKLAKLKTMSEKVVMMRSHESSEKDERAFEINPNMTDDSGTVIRRASDSIRIDPGLNEAAYLSWVEKFKEASGSSEDATVEFGRQRAAPEEKLLKRDVNKKKIEERRLAKWESLGYQTLAVKEPDITANQNISDAGSIQFVYGDCTNPSKVCPKKPAIIFSCIDNSGTWGHGGMFDALTSLSTCIPDAYHRASEFDDLHMGDLHLIQLDAETNCTRSLDAPLWVALAIVQSYNPRRKVPRSEISMSDLELCLSKAAFSAAQHSAAIHMPRIGYQGGSQRSEWYTIERLLRKYSSLHGIDIFVYYFQRSSRQQADSNLGHADDSAQSNPS from the exons ATGTCGCCAAATCCTACATTATCTTCCTACATTCCATCAAATCAAACATCTCTGAGACTAGGAAGCTTGCATCCATGTATAACTGCTTTTCCCTGCCATAATTACTCACGCTATCCAATTTTATGGGCCTTTGACCATGTGCAGATGGGGCTTGGCAAGACCCTACAAGCGATTTCTCTATTGAGTTATCTCAAGATCCAGCGTATTGCACCCGGACCATTTC TGGTCTTATGTCCTCTAAGCGTCACAGATGGCTGGCTGTCAGAATTCAGTAAATTCTGTCCTTCCTTCAGGGTGCTGCAGTATGTTGGTGATAAGCTTCACCGACGTGACCTTCGGAGGACCATCTATGAAGATGTACAGAAAGCTTCCACATCATCTCGATCCAAC GAATTACCATTTGATGTGCTCATGACAACATATGACATAGCCTTGATGGATCAAGATTTCCTTTCACAAATCCCCTGGCACTATGCAGTTATTGATGAAGCTCAACGTCTTAAAAATCCATCCAGT GTACTGTATAATGTCCTTGAGCAACGTTTCATCATGCCAAGACGTCTACTACTAACAGGCACTCCTATCCAGAACAACCTTTCTGAATTATGGGCTTTGATGCACTTTTGTCTGCCTTCAATATTTGGaaagctggatgagttcctttCTACATTTAAGGAAGCAGGGGAATCATTGACAG GTGATGAAGCTAATAAAGCAAAAAGACAATTCAAGATCATTAAACATATACTCAAGGCATTTATGCTACGTCGGACAAAAGCTTTACTAATCGAGAGTGGAATTCTGGCGCTGCCTCCACTAACTGAGCTAACAGT GATGGTGCCGCTGACACAGTTACAAAAGAAGCTTTACATGTCAGTGTTGCGGAAAGAGCTGCCAACACTTATTTCATTTACTAGAGGATCATCTCGCCACCAGTCTTTGCAAAACATT GTAATACAACTGAGGAAAGCTTGCAGTCACCCATATCTGTTCAGTGGCATTGAACCTGAGCCTTATGTGGAAGGGGAGCATTTAGTTCAG GCTAGTGGAAAGCTCATTGTCCTAGATCTTGTCCTGAAGAAGCTCCATGAATGCGGACATCGTGTTTTGCTATTTGCTCAGATGACCCAGACACTGGACATTCTTCAG GATTTCCTAGAGCTACGCAATTACACTTACGAGCGCCTAGATGGTTCAGTACGTGCTGAGGAACGGTTTGCAGCAATAAGAAATTTCAGTTCTCAATCTACAAAAGGGCTTATCAGAGATGATAATCAAAGTGGAGCATTTGTTTTCATGATATCAACTAGAGCAGGTGGTGTGGGGCTTAATCTCATTGGTGCCGATACT GTTATTTTTTATGAACAAGATTGGAATCCTCAAGCTGACAAACAGGCCCTACAGCGTGCTCACCGCATTGGACAGTTGAATCATGTGTTGTCAATAAATTTGGTATCACAGCGCACAATTGAAGAG GTCATAATGCGAAGAGCCAACAGAAAACTTAAGCTTAGCCATAATATTATTGGAGAAGAGGATGGAACTGATGGGAAGGGAGGAGATCCAGGAAATGAAGCTAGTGACTTGAGATCAATTATCTTTGGCTTGCACCTGTTTGATCCAGCAGATACAGCCGCAGAAACAATCAATGAGGATACAACTGCTGAGACAATCAGTGTGGAGAAATTGGCGAAGTTAAAAACAATGTCTGAAAAGGTTGTCATGATGCGTAGCCATGAGTCTTCAGAAAAGGACGAACGAGCATTTGAGATAAATCCAAATATGACTGATGACAGTGGAACTGTGATTAGAAGGGCTTCCGATTCTATTCGCATTGATCCTGGGCTAAACGAAGCTGCATACCTATCCTGGGTCGAGAAGTTCAAAGAGGCTTCCGGTTCTAGTGAAGATGCCACAGTTGAATTTGGAAGGCAAAGAGCAGCGCCTGAAGAAAAGCTCCTGAAACGTGATGTTAACaagaaaaaaatagaagaaaGGAGATTGGCCAAATGGGAAAGTTTGGGTTACCAGACACTAGCAGTTAAGGAACCTGATATCACAGCAAACCAGAATATTTCAGACGCAGGATCCATCCAATTTGTATATGGAGATTGTACTAATCCTTCAAAAGTTTGCCCTAAAAAGCCTGCCATCATATTCAG TTGCATAGATAATTCTGGGACTTGGGGGCATGGAGGAATGTTTGATGCTTTGACTAGTCTGTCGACATGCATTCCAGATGCTTATCACCGTGCTTCTGAATTTGATGACCTCCACATGGGCGATCTTCACTTGATTCAGCTTGATG CAGAAACCAACTGTACCCGGAGTTTGGATGCACCTTTATGGGTGGCACTAGCTATCGTTCAGTCTTACAATCCGAGACGTAAAGTTCCGAGAAGTGAAATCTCCATGTCTGATTTGGAGCTCTGTTTATCAAAAGCAGCCTTCTCAGCTGCTCAGCATTCTG CGGCTATCCACATGCCCCGAATTGGTTATCAAGGTGGCTCCCAACGATCAGAATGGTATACCATAGAGCGCCTGCTCAGGAAATACTCATCTCTCCATGGAATTGACATTTTTGT GTACTACTTTCAGCGTTCATCCAGACAACAGGCAGATTCTAACCTAGGCCATGCTGATGATTCTGCTCAAAGCAACCCAAgctag
- the LOC136535853 gene encoding probable helicase CHR10 isoform X5 has product MAAPATSYERRLLAAADLVLSADAQDQGTRLPDLGVTADLKPHQLHGVAWLIRRYRLGVNVVLGDEMGLGKTLQAISLLSYLKIQRIAPGPFLVLCPLSVTDGWLSEFSKFCPSFRVLQYVGDKLHRRDLRRTIYEDVQKASTSSRSNELPFDVLMTTYDIALMDQDFLSQIPWHYAVIDEAQRLKNPSSVLYNVLEQRFIMPRRLLLTGTPIQNNLSELWALMHFCLPSIFGKLDEFLSTFKEAGESLTGDEANKAKRQFKIIKHILKAFMLRRTKALLIESGILALPPLTELTVMVPLTQLQKKLYMSVLRKELPTLISFTRGSSRHQSLQNIVIQLRKACSHPYLFSGIEPEPYVEGEHLVQASGKLIVLDLVLKKLHECGHRVLLFAQMTQTLDILQDFLELRNYTYERLDGSVRAEERFAAIRNFSSQSTKGLIRDDNQSGAFVFMISTRAGGVGLNLIGADTVIFYEQDWNPQADKQALQRAHRIGQLNHVLSINLVSQRTIEEVIMRRANRKLKLSHNIIGEEDGTDGKGGDPGNEASDLRSIIFGLHLFDPADTAAETINEDTTAETISVEKLAKLKTMSEKVVMMRSHESSEKDERAFEINPNMTDDSGTVIRRASDSIRIDPGLNEAAYLSWVEKFKEASGSSEDATVEFGRQRAAPEEKLLKRDVNKKKIEERRLAKWESLGYQTLAVKEPDITANQNISDAGSIQFVYGDCTNPSKVCPKKPAIIFSCIDNSGTWGHGGMFDALTSLSTCIPDAYHRASEFDDLHMGDLHLIQLDETNCTRSLDAPLWVALAIVQSYNPRRKVPRSEISMSDLELCLSKAAFSAAQHSAAIHMPRIGYQGGSQRSEWYTIERLLRKYSSLHGIDIFVYYFQRSSRQQADSNLGHADDSAQSNPS; this is encoded by the exons ATGGCTGCGCCTGCGACCTCCTACGAGCGCCGCCTGCTCGCGGCCGCCGACCTCGTCCTCTCCGCCGACGCCCAGGATCAAGGGACCCGCCTCCCGGACCTCGGTGTCACGGCCGACCTCAAGCCGCACCAGCTCCATGGCGTCGCCTGGCTCATCCGCCGCTACCGCCTCGGCGTCAACGTCGTCCTCG GTGATGAG ATGGGGCTTGGCAAGACCCTACAAGCGATTTCTCTATTGAGTTATCTCAAGATCCAGCGTATTGCACCCGGACCATTTC TGGTCTTATGTCCTCTAAGCGTCACAGATGGCTGGCTGTCAGAATTCAGTAAATTCTGTCCTTCCTTCAGGGTGCTGCAGTATGTTGGTGATAAGCTTCACCGACGTGACCTTCGGAGGACCATCTATGAAGATGTACAGAAAGCTTCCACATCATCTCGATCCAAC GAATTACCATTTGATGTGCTCATGACAACATATGACATAGCCTTGATGGATCAAGATTTCCTTTCACAAATCCCCTGGCACTATGCAGTTATTGATGAAGCTCAACGTCTTAAAAATCCATCCAGT GTACTGTATAATGTCCTTGAGCAACGTTTCATCATGCCAAGACGTCTACTACTAACAGGCACTCCTATCCAGAACAACCTTTCTGAATTATGGGCTTTGATGCACTTTTGTCTGCCTTCAATATTTGGaaagctggatgagttcctttCTACATTTAAGGAAGCAGGGGAATCATTGACAG GTGATGAAGCTAATAAAGCAAAAAGACAATTCAAGATCATTAAACATATACTCAAGGCATTTATGCTACGTCGGACAAAAGCTTTACTAATCGAGAGTGGAATTCTGGCGCTGCCTCCACTAACTGAGCTAACAGT GATGGTGCCGCTGACACAGTTACAAAAGAAGCTTTACATGTCAGTGTTGCGGAAAGAGCTGCCAACACTTATTTCATTTACTAGAGGATCATCTCGCCACCAGTCTTTGCAAAACATT GTAATACAACTGAGGAAAGCTTGCAGTCACCCATATCTGTTCAGTGGCATTGAACCTGAGCCTTATGTGGAAGGGGAGCATTTAGTTCAG GCTAGTGGAAAGCTCATTGTCCTAGATCTTGTCCTGAAGAAGCTCCATGAATGCGGACATCGTGTTTTGCTATTTGCTCAGATGACCCAGACACTGGACATTCTTCAG GATTTCCTAGAGCTACGCAATTACACTTACGAGCGCCTAGATGGTTCAGTACGTGCTGAGGAACGGTTTGCAGCAATAAGAAATTTCAGTTCTCAATCTACAAAAGGGCTTATCAGAGATGATAATCAAAGTGGAGCATTTGTTTTCATGATATCAACTAGAGCAGGTGGTGTGGGGCTTAATCTCATTGGTGCCGATACT GTTATTTTTTATGAACAAGATTGGAATCCTCAAGCTGACAAACAGGCCCTACAGCGTGCTCACCGCATTGGACAGTTGAATCATGTGTTGTCAATAAATTTGGTATCACAGCGCACAATTGAAGAG GTCATAATGCGAAGAGCCAACAGAAAACTTAAGCTTAGCCATAATATTATTGGAGAAGAGGATGGAACTGATGGGAAGGGAGGAGATCCAGGAAATGAAGCTAGTGACTTGAGATCAATTATCTTTGGCTTGCACCTGTTTGATCCAGCAGATACAGCCGCAGAAACAATCAATGAGGATACAACTGCTGAGACAATCAGTGTGGAGAAATTGGCGAAGTTAAAAACAATGTCTGAAAAGGTTGTCATGATGCGTAGCCATGAGTCTTCAGAAAAGGACGAACGAGCATTTGAGATAAATCCAAATATGACTGATGACAGTGGAACTGTGATTAGAAGGGCTTCCGATTCTATTCGCATTGATCCTGGGCTAAACGAAGCTGCATACCTATCCTGGGTCGAGAAGTTCAAAGAGGCTTCCGGTTCTAGTGAAGATGCCACAGTTGAATTTGGAAGGCAAAGAGCAGCGCCTGAAGAAAAGCTCCTGAAACGTGATGTTAACaagaaaaaaatagaagaaaGGAGATTGGCCAAATGGGAAAGTTTGGGTTACCAGACACTAGCAGTTAAGGAACCTGATATCACAGCAAACCAGAATATTTCAGACGCAGGATCCATCCAATTTGTATATGGAGATTGTACTAATCCTTCAAAAGTTTGCCCTAAAAAGCCTGCCATCATATTCAG TTGCATAGATAATTCTGGGACTTGGGGGCATGGAGGAATGTTTGATGCTTTGACTAGTCTGTCGACATGCATTCCAGATGCTTATCACCGTGCTTCTGAATTTGATGACCTCCACATGGGCGATCTTCACTTGATTCAGCTTGATG AAACCAACTGTACCCGGAGTTTGGATGCACCTTTATGGGTGGCACTAGCTATCGTTCAGTCTTACAATCCGAGACGTAAAGTTCCGAGAAGTGAAATCTCCATGTCTGATTTGGAGCTCTGTTTATCAAAAGCAGCCTTCTCAGCTGCTCAGCATTCTG CGGCTATCCACATGCCCCGAATTGGTTATCAAGGTGGCTCCCAACGATCAGAATGGTATACCATAGAGCGCCTGCTCAGGAAATACTCATCTCTCCATGGAATTGACATTTTTGT GTACTACTTTCAGCGTTCATCCAGACAACAGGCAGATTCTAACCTAGGCCATGCTGATGATTCTGCTCAAAGCAACCCAAgctag
- the LOC136535853 gene encoding probable helicase CHR10 isoform X3: MSPNPTLSSYIPSNQTSLRLGSLHPCITAFPCHNYSRYPILWAFDHVQMGLGKTLQAISLLSYLKIQRIAPGPFLVLCPLSVTDGWLSEFSKFCPSFRVLQYVGDKLHRRDLRRTIYEDVQKASTSSRSNELPFDVLMTTYDIALMDQDFLSQIPWHYAVIDEAQRLKNPSSVLYNVLEQRFIMPRRLLLTGTPIQNNLSELWALMHFCLPSIFGKLDEFLSTFKEAGESLTGDEANKAKRQFKIIKHILKAFMLRRTKALLIESGILALPPLTELTVMVPLTQLQKKLYMSVLRKELPTLISFTRGSSRHQSLQNIVIQLRKACSHPYLFSGIEPEPYVEGEHLVQASGKLIVLDLVLKKLHECGHRVLLFAQMTQTLDILQDFLELRNYTYERLDGSVRAEERFAAIRNFSSQSTKGLIRDDNQSGAFVFMISTRAGGVGLNLIGADTVIFYEQDWNPQADKQALQRAHRIGQLNHVLSINLVSQRTIEEVIMRRANRKLKLSHNIIGEEDGTDGKGGDPGNEASDLRSIIFGLHLFDPADTAAETINEDTTAETISVEKLAKLKTMSEKVVMMRSHESSEKDERAFEINPNMTDDSGTVIRRASDSIRIDPGLNEAAYLSWVEKFKEASGSSEDATVEFGRQRAAPEEKLLKRDVNKKKIEERRLAKWESLGYQTLAVKEPDITANQNISDAGSIQFVYGDCTNPSKVCPKKPAIIFSCIDNSGTWGHGGMFDALTSLSTCIPDAYHRASEFDDLHMGDLHLIQLDAETNCTRSLDAPLWVALAIVQSYNPRRKVPRSEISMSDLELCLSKAAFSAAQHSAAIHMPRIGYQGGSQRSEWYYFQRSSRQQADSNLGHADDSAQSNPS; the protein is encoded by the exons ATGTCGCCAAATCCTACATTATCTTCCTACATTCCATCAAATCAAACATCTCTGAGACTAGGAAGCTTGCATCCATGTATAACTGCTTTTCCCTGCCATAATTACTCACGCTATCCAATTTTATGGGCCTTTGACCATGTGCAGATGGGGCTTGGCAAGACCCTACAAGCGATTTCTCTATTGAGTTATCTCAAGATCCAGCGTATTGCACCCGGACCATTTC TGGTCTTATGTCCTCTAAGCGTCACAGATGGCTGGCTGTCAGAATTCAGTAAATTCTGTCCTTCCTTCAGGGTGCTGCAGTATGTTGGTGATAAGCTTCACCGACGTGACCTTCGGAGGACCATCTATGAAGATGTACAGAAAGCTTCCACATCATCTCGATCCAAC GAATTACCATTTGATGTGCTCATGACAACATATGACATAGCCTTGATGGATCAAGATTTCCTTTCACAAATCCCCTGGCACTATGCAGTTATTGATGAAGCTCAACGTCTTAAAAATCCATCCAGT GTACTGTATAATGTCCTTGAGCAACGTTTCATCATGCCAAGACGTCTACTACTAACAGGCACTCCTATCCAGAACAACCTTTCTGAATTATGGGCTTTGATGCACTTTTGTCTGCCTTCAATATTTGGaaagctggatgagttcctttCTACATTTAAGGAAGCAGGGGAATCATTGACAG GTGATGAAGCTAATAAAGCAAAAAGACAATTCAAGATCATTAAACATATACTCAAGGCATTTATGCTACGTCGGACAAAAGCTTTACTAATCGAGAGTGGAATTCTGGCGCTGCCTCCACTAACTGAGCTAACAGT GATGGTGCCGCTGACACAGTTACAAAAGAAGCTTTACATGTCAGTGTTGCGGAAAGAGCTGCCAACACTTATTTCATTTACTAGAGGATCATCTCGCCACCAGTCTTTGCAAAACATT GTAATACAACTGAGGAAAGCTTGCAGTCACCCATATCTGTTCAGTGGCATTGAACCTGAGCCTTATGTGGAAGGGGAGCATTTAGTTCAG GCTAGTGGAAAGCTCATTGTCCTAGATCTTGTCCTGAAGAAGCTCCATGAATGCGGACATCGTGTTTTGCTATTTGCTCAGATGACCCAGACACTGGACATTCTTCAG GATTTCCTAGAGCTACGCAATTACACTTACGAGCGCCTAGATGGTTCAGTACGTGCTGAGGAACGGTTTGCAGCAATAAGAAATTTCAGTTCTCAATCTACAAAAGGGCTTATCAGAGATGATAATCAAAGTGGAGCATTTGTTTTCATGATATCAACTAGAGCAGGTGGTGTGGGGCTTAATCTCATTGGTGCCGATACT GTTATTTTTTATGAACAAGATTGGAATCCTCAAGCTGACAAACAGGCCCTACAGCGTGCTCACCGCATTGGACAGTTGAATCATGTGTTGTCAATAAATTTGGTATCACAGCGCACAATTGAAGAG GTCATAATGCGAAGAGCCAACAGAAAACTTAAGCTTAGCCATAATATTATTGGAGAAGAGGATGGAACTGATGGGAAGGGAGGAGATCCAGGAAATGAAGCTAGTGACTTGAGATCAATTATCTTTGGCTTGCACCTGTTTGATCCAGCAGATACAGCCGCAGAAACAATCAATGAGGATACAACTGCTGAGACAATCAGTGTGGAGAAATTGGCGAAGTTAAAAACAATGTCTGAAAAGGTTGTCATGATGCGTAGCCATGAGTCTTCAGAAAAGGACGAACGAGCATTTGAGATAAATCCAAATATGACTGATGACAGTGGAACTGTGATTAGAAGGGCTTCCGATTCTATTCGCATTGATCCTGGGCTAAACGAAGCTGCATACCTATCCTGGGTCGAGAAGTTCAAAGAGGCTTCCGGTTCTAGTGAAGATGCCACAGTTGAATTTGGAAGGCAAAGAGCAGCGCCTGAAGAAAAGCTCCTGAAACGTGATGTTAACaagaaaaaaatagaagaaaGGAGATTGGCCAAATGGGAAAGTTTGGGTTACCAGACACTAGCAGTTAAGGAACCTGATATCACAGCAAACCAGAATATTTCAGACGCAGGATCCATCCAATTTGTATATGGAGATTGTACTAATCCTTCAAAAGTTTGCCCTAAAAAGCCTGCCATCATATTCAG TTGCATAGATAATTCTGGGACTTGGGGGCATGGAGGAATGTTTGATGCTTTGACTAGTCTGTCGACATGCATTCCAGATGCTTATCACCGTGCTTCTGAATTTGATGACCTCCACATGGGCGATCTTCACTTGATTCAGCTTGATG CAGAAACCAACTGTACCCGGAGTTTGGATGCACCTTTATGGGTGGCACTAGCTATCGTTCAGTCTTACAATCCGAGACGTAAAGTTCCGAGAAGTGAAATCTCCATGTCTGATTTGGAGCTCTGTTTATCAAAAGCAGCCTTCTCAGCTGCTCAGCATTCTG CGGCTATCCACATGCCCCGAATTGGTTATCAAGGTGGCTCCCAACGATCAGAATG GTACTACTTTCAGCGTTCATCCAGACAACAGGCAGATTCTAACCTAGGCCATGCTGATGATTCTGCTCAAAGCAACCCAAgctag